Proteins encoded together in one Salmo trutta chromosome 3, fSalTru1.1, whole genome shotgun sequence window:
- the kcnj21 gene encoding G protein-activated inward rectifier potassium channel 4: MNCFKRRFGQDVEKQDQKLSKPRWDTPKNKVPTDRTMVVDGRQGGGGKGSNRSGRTMRKRRQRYVEKDGKCNVHHGNVREKYRYMTDIFTTLVDLKWRFNLLVFTLVYTTTWVFFGLIWWLIAYIRGDLDHTDDGDWIPCVNNLNGFVSAFLFSIETETTIGYGYRVITDKCPEGILLLLVQAILGSIVNAFMVGCMFVKISQPKKRAETLMFSHKAVISVRDSKLCLMFRVGDLRNSHIVEASIRAKLIRSKQTKEGEFIPLNQTDINVGFDTGDDRLFLVSPLIICHEFNEGSPFWEISQEQLEREEFEVVVILEGMVEATGMTCQARSSYLDSEVMWGERFTPVLSLEEGFYEVDYESFHHTYPTPTPTCSARELAELAKKGEAIPLPPQSPPPVLEPPPPRPEKEEDRGEEEVGVEELGDGEEDNVSNGDANRMDDGHE, from the exons ATGAATTGCTTCAAAAGGCGTTTTGGACAGGATGTGGAGAAACAGGATCAAAAGCTGTCAAAACCAAGATGGGATACCCCCAAAAACAAG GTGCCCACAGACCGGACCATGGTGGTGGATGGCAGGCAAGGTGGGGGCGGTAAAGGTTCCAACCGTTCAGGACGTACCATGAGGAAACGGCGCCAGCGCTACGTGGAGAAGGACGGCAAGTGCAACGTGCATCACGGCAACGTGCGCGAGAAATACCGCTACATGACAGACATCTTCACTACCCTGGTGGACCTGAAGTGGCGCTTTAACCTGCTGGTGTTCACCCTGGTCTACACAACCACCTGGGTGTTCTTCGGTCTCATCTGGTGGCTCATCGCCTACATCCGCGGAGACCTGGACCACACCGATGACGGAGACTGGATCCCCTGCGTCAACAACCTCAACGGCTTCGTCTCCGCCTTTCTCTTCTCCATCGAGACGGAGACCACCATCGGCTATGGCTACCGGGTCATCACTGATAAATGCCCAGAGGGGATTCTCCTGCTTTTAGTCCAGGCCATCCTGGGCTCCATCGTCAATGCCTTCATGGTGGGATGCATGTTCGTCAAGATCTCCCAGCCCAAGAAGCGAGCCGAGACGCTCATGTTCTCCCACAAGGCGGTGATCTCTGTGAGGGACAGCAAGCTTTGTCTGATGTTCAGGGTCGGAGACCTGAGGAACTCACACATCGTGGAGGCCTCCATCCGGGCCAAGCTGATCCGCTCCAAGCAGACCAAGGAAGGGGAGTTTATCCCTCTCAATCAGACGGATATCAATGTGGGCTTCGATACGGGGGACGACAGGCTCTTCCTGGTGTCGCCACTCATCATCTGTCACGAGTTCAACGAGGGCAGTCCCTTCTGGGAGATCTCACAGgaacagctggagagagaggagtttGAGGTAGTGGTCATCCTGGAGGGCATGGTGGAAGCCACAG gaatGACATGCCAGGCGCGCAGCTCTTACCTGGACTCAGAGGTCATGTGGGGGGAGCGCTTCACCCCTGTGCTCTCCCTAGAGGAGGGCTTCTACGAGGTGGACTATGAATCCTTTCACCACACCTACCCTACCCCGACCCCCACCTGCTCTGCCCGAGAGCTGGCCGAGTTGGCCAAGAAGGGAGAGGCCATCCCCCTACCTCCCCAGTCCCCACCTCCAGTCCTGGAGCCACCCCCACCACGTCCAGAgaaggaggaagacagaggggaggaagaggttgGTGTGGAGGAGctaggggatggagaggaggataaCGTTAGCAATGGAGATGCCAACAGGATGGATGATGGGCATGAATGA